The sequence TACCAATGGTATTTGGATTTGCGCCGTTATGGCAGTGTGCCGCACTCAGGCTTTGGTATGGGGATCGAACGCTGTGTCGCTTGGCTAGCAGGCACACGCCACATCCGCGAGGCGATTCCTTTCCCACGCCAACTGTACCGGATTTATCCATAAGTTTTGGGGAGCGGTTGTTGGAGATCGGGAATCGGGAGTTTTTAACGCAGAGTCGCAGAGGGATCAGGATTCAAGGGCTAGGGGTCAGGCATTAAAATTATACTTTAATCCTGACCCTTCGTGCGCTTCGTGTCCTTCGTGGTTAAAAAAGGCCAAAAGATACAATTTAACCGCAAACTTCCAAATTGTTTGTTTGAGGGCGATTTTATTGGCCCATGGCAAACTCAGCGTCGTTTCACCATAATAGGCTCCGGCAAGTTGCCCATAAATTGCTCCGGTCGTATCAGCATCATTGCCCAAATTAACTGCTAATAAACAGCCTGTTTCAAATGAATTGCTGTGGTAAAACGCCCATAACGCTGCTTCAAGCGTGCGTGGCACATAGCCCAAAGCTTCAATTTCTGGTGGTTGGCGTTGCTTAAACGAGCCGCTGGCGATTTCGGCAATTTCAGGGCTAAGTGGGTGCTGTTGCCAATAATCAGGGATTGGATGATAGTTGGGGACTAAAAGTTGGGCCTTGGGCAACCCATACAACGCACCAATGATTAAGCCAACGTAATAACGACAGGCATCAATCGCAACCTGGTTGCCGTGGGTGGTGCGTGAACTGGCTGCGGCATAAACATCAGCCTGTTGAGGATTATTGACATAAGCAAGAGCGATTGGCGCAATGCGCATTAACGAGCCATTACCCGCCGACCAACGATCTTGGTCGCCTGCGAAAGCATCGCCTGTTTGAATAAAGTAATTAATTGCCTCGCGGATGGTGCGCCCGCTATCGATATAGCCACCAGTGCTGCTGAGATGGCCTGTTTTGAGCCAACGCCGATACCGCTGCATTTGATCAAGTGCATCAAATCCCTGACATTCAATTAGACTTTCTGCAAGGCACAACAACATAGATGTATCGTCTGTCCATTGGCCGGGAGCCAAATTGAACACGCCTCCGCCAAGCAGATCGCTAATTGGCTCAAATGTACCTGGGCGCTGAAATTCTAACGTTGTGCCAAGCGCATCGCCAATCGCTGCGCCGACCAAACATGCGACATAGCGTTGCCAAGGAATGGTTGTTTGCATTGTAGAACCTTAAATGAGGCTCTAGGCTGAAGACTAAGGGCTATCGGGACATGCGGTGGTAGCACAAGAATCTCGATAGCCAAAAGCCCATAGCAATGAGGGGCCAAGGCCGTAGGCTAAAGGCTATCGGAGCATGCGGTGGTAGCACAAGAATCTCGATAGCCAAAAGCCCATAGACTATAGCCAAATCAGCCTTCGTGCTCTTTATGTCCTTCGTGGATCACATCTGACCCCTAACCGCTGGCCCCTGAACCCTAAATGCTACGCCCCAAACAAGTAGCTCAAGAAGCGTTCGCCGACTTTTTGCTCGACAGCTTCGGTATTATTGGCTTCTTCGCGGGCAAATTTAACTGATTGTTGCAATTTGCTGATCCGTTCGAGCAATTCATTGACACGACGAGCTGGCAAAGCCCCTGAGAATTTAATCGTGCGCCAATAACCAACGATCACATCTTCATAATAGACTTCGACTTGGGCTGGGTGTTTTTCGGTTGCTTCGGCTTTAACATGGTTGCGTGGAATTTTTTTGGTACGCACGGTTTGAACTGGCTCGGTTGCCCAAGTATCGCTCGATTGATCAAGATTCCAAGTTTCGGCAGCATCAAGCGTTGGTAATTTACGCACAAAGGTTTGCAAATCGACTAATTGTTTTTCTAAAAAGAGCAAATAAGCAACTGGAACATCTTTAAGTAAGGTTTGCCCATCAACGACTACATCAGCTTTGGCAACGCAATTTGTCCAATCTTTGGTGGCAGTAACATCAAATAAACGGGTTAAAATCGCGCTAGTTTGGCGAATAATTTCTTCGGCTCGCATTTGCACTTTGGTTGATTCAGGCGGTAATTGTTCACCTTCTTCATCTTTTGGGCGATAAGTGCGGCTAATTCCAGCTAAGAGTGCTTGTTTTTGTAAAGCTTGGTGAGCTTCGGTCAACTCCGAAAATGAGCGGCTTTTTACCCCTTTTTCAACCGCAATGATTTGGTTTAATTTAGCCATTGGATGATCCTCCTCACGAAATAAATTTGAATCTGCTGGCAGTATAGCCAAGCTTGAGCGATTTAGCCATAGCCCTCAGACCGATTGCCCTCAGCCATTGGGCTTATCCCTCATAGATTGCTCGAAAGTTCTTCATAATCTTTGAACAATCATTTTCTATACTGCCTTCAGCGATTTGAAATACCTGATGCACAAAGGAATGAGTATATGCAAACGGCAACCAACGTCAAAAAAGGCAATCGAACCAAAACCAATTATGTTGTCGATCTGGTGATTGGACTCAGTTTTTTGATTGCAACTGCTCCCAATGCCACGGGCGAGCCGATTCACGAGTGGTTGAGCATGGGCTTGGCGGTGATGGTGGTTACCCACTTGTTATTACATTGGCAATGGATCGTGGCAATTACCAAGAAAATTTTTCGTAAAGTCGCTTGGCAACAACGGATCAATTACATCTTAAATATTCGTAAAGTCGCTTGGCAACAACGGATCAATTACATCTTAAATATTGGCTTGTTTATTGATATGACGATCATCATGTTTACCGGAATTATGATTTCTAAGACGGTTGTGCCGCTGCTTGGGCTAGAATTGCCCAACAATATGACCTGGCGCAGCTTGCACGGATTGGCTTCGGATGCTGGCGTGTTCTTGATTGGCTTGCACTTGGCCTTGCACTGGGATTGGATTGTGCGCACCAGCAAGCGCTATTTGATTCAGCCAATCACCAAACGTTTCCACAAACCAGCTGTTCAATTAGCTACGAAGGAGCAATAATCATGCAATTACTCGGACGAATATTAATCATTGCGCTGGCGGTGGCCTTGGTAATTGGCGGCTTGGTCGCAATTGTGCCAAGTAGTTCGGCGGCTGGGTTTGCGGGTGGCCGGCCTGAACGCCAATTGACGATCGATAGCGAACAAGCCGCTGGCTCAACCGATCAATCGACTAGCAGCGCACGGCCAGAGTTTGGCGGGCGTGAGCGTGGTGGCGATCATCACGAAGGCGGTTTTGGCCATATCATTCGCAATGCTGGTATTATGGCGCTGATTATTGCACTTGTGGCTTTTGGGATGCGCAGGCTGCGTCGTCGCCGCGATATTGTATGGCTCTAGCTGCTTGGTTGTAAGGCGCGACGATGCCCAGCGTTGCGCCTTTTGAACCCGTTGCGGGAGATTGGAAACGCATAATGGCTCAGACAATTTTGGTTATCGATGATGAAGCAAAGTTACGTGAATTATTACGTAGCTATCTACAAAATGAAGGCTTTAATGTTTTTGAGGCCAAGAATGGTCGTGAAGGCTTGTATGTTGCGCGTGATGTCAAGCCCGATTTAATTTTGCTCGATATTATGATGCCCGAACTTGGTGGCCTCGATTTTATGCGAGCTTGGAATAAAGAAGCTGAAACGCCAATTATTTTATTAACTGCCAAAATTGAAGATCACGATAAAATTATTGGTTTAGAACTAGGCGCTGATGATTATATTACCAAGCCATTTAATGCACGCGAAGTGATGGCACGGGTTCGCGCGGTGCTGCGCCGCAGCTACAAAGCCCAGCCCCAAGCCGATGTGCTGCGAATTGGCGAGATTGTGTTGGAGCGTTCGGCTTGTACCTTGATGGTTGGCCAACAAACTGTCGATCTTACGCCCTCGGAATTTGAAATTTTAGCAACCTTGATGGCCTCGCCTGGCCATGTTTTTTCGCGCTTGGATTTGCTTGATCGCACCTCGGGGCAGGCTTACGAAGGCTATGAACGGACGATCGATGTGCATATTCGCAATTTGCGCAGCAAAATTGAGCCAGATCCGAAAAATCCGCGCTATATCGAAACTGTGTATGGGGTTGGCTATCGTTTTGCCCGCCCGAAACGGCCTGAATGATGATGTTACGCTCACTGACATGGAAATTAACCCTGGCTTTTTTGGGGGTTGGCTTGATTGGGGCTGTGGTCGTGGCCTTATTGGCGCGTCAAAGTGCCCGCACCGAGTTTGATCGCTTTTTATCCGAGCGCGATCAAACCGAATTAATCAACGCCGTCACCACCTTTTATATGAGCTATTCGACGTGGGATGGCTTGGAAGCGGCATTAAATCAAGAGGCTAATTTGGCCTATTATCGCCGCAGCGCCACGCTGTTTGATCGCGATGGCAAGGTGATTTTGGCCAACGGCCCGTATGTACCGGGCATGATCGCCGATCAAGCTACATTAAATGCAACCAAACCTTTAACTGTTGCCAATCAAACGGTTGGCTACATCGCTTTTGGCATGATCCAAACAGCTCAACCGCCAGCGCCAAGTGCTGATCAAATCGCCAAAGATGGGCCACGCCCGCAAGATTCGTTTGATCAACGGATTACCTGGGCAATTGGGGTCAGTGCGATTTTTGCCACTAGCGTAGCCTTGTTGGTGGGCACATTCTTGGCTCGTCGCCTAACTCGCTCGTTGCGTGAGCTGACGGTCGCAACCCAAGCTATGGCGGCTGGCCAGTTGGAGCAGCAAGTTGCGGTGCGTTCCAATGATGAAATTGGCGATTTGGCCCGCTCGTTTAATCATATGAGTGCCGATTTGAGCAAAGCCACCCATTTGCGCAAACAGATGACCGCTGATTTAGCTCACGATTTGCGTACACCCTTGAGCATTTTGCGGGGCTATGCTGAGGGCTTGCGCGATGGCGTTTTACAACCATCAGAGACCATTTACACTGTGATTTTTGATGAAGTGACCCATCTGCAACGCTTGGTTGACGATTTGCGCGTGCTTTCGTTGGCCGATGCTGGCGAGCTTTCACTCAATCGGCGTTTGGTTGATCCGGCGGCTTTGATCGAGCGCACGATTTTGAGTGCTTTTGTGCAGGCTGAACGCCAAAATATCGAACTTAAATTAGAAACTGAAGCTGGCTTGCCATCGGTTTCGGTCGATACTGATCGCATGGCCCAAGTCTTGAATAATTTAGTTAGTAATGCACTGCGTCATACAAAACAAGGCAGTATTAGCCTGATTGCCAAACGCCAAGCCCAACAGGTTCAATTGATTATTCGCGATACTGGCAGCGGCATTGATCCTGCTGATGTGCCCTATATTTTCGCTCGTTTCTATCGGGGCGATAGCTCGCGCCAACGCGAAGATCAAGCCTCTACAGGCTTGGGGTTGGCGATCGTCAAGGCGATTGTTGAAGCGCATGAAGGCCAAATCGAGGTTGAATCAAGCTTGGGCGAAGGTACGAGCTTTATTATTAGCTTGCCGATTGCTTGACAATCTACGATATAATGAAACATATGTTCGTTTAGTATAGGTGGGTACGATGCAAATTAAAATGACCAGCGTTTTTGTCGATGATCAAGCCAAGGCCTTGAAGTTTTATACTGAAGTCTTGGGCTTTATCAAAAAAGTTGAAGTACCAGTTGGCGAATTTTTATGGTTGACCGTGGTTTCGCCTGAAACTCCCGATGAAGTTGAACTGGTGTTAGAACCGAATAATCATCCGGCGGCCCAAGCCTACCAAGCTGCCTTGAAAAACGATGGTATTCCCTGTTTGAGCTTGGCGGTCAAAGATATTCAGGCCGAATATAAGCGTATGCAGGGCTTGGGGGTTGAATTTCGTGGCCCGCCCGCCGAAATGGGGCCAACGCTTGCCACGACCTTCGACGATACCTGTGGCAATTGGGTTCAAATGTATCAAAGTTAAACGCCGAGATGTAGGGTAATAGTCCGATAGCTTAATTAATAGATTTGATAGCGCAGCTGCATCTCACGATAAATGTTGTTAGCGCCGAGTTGTGCTGCGGCGGCCCAATCTTGCCAAGCAGCGTCGATTTGGCCTGATTCATAATAGGCCTGACCGCGCAGCCTATACAGTGGCGCGGTTGGTTCAATTGCTAGCAAACCTGTACTTTGATCGATTAAGCCCTGATAATCCTTTAATCCTAAACGTTGCTCGGCTATTGCCAATAAACTACTAGTTTGGGCTTCCAAGCCTAATTTAACGATCGAGTCAGCCAAGCCTTGCTTGAGTTGAATTTGTTGATCAAGTGTCGCCAACACAATCAGGGCTTGATCATCGAATTCAAGCAATACATACTGCATCTGATTGGAGTGCTGGTTAAGCTGCGCCAAAAAACGTAAATCTAAAAAATCGCTTTGACGCGGAATCCACAGCCTAATTGCTTGTTGGGCAACAACACATTCGACAGCAATCACAATTCCAGCGGCAGTGTGATGCCATGTTTCAATGATAGAGCTTGGCTCGATCGGGCTATTGGGCTTGGCGGCGAGTGCTTGTAAGAGCTTTTGATAGGGCTTGAATGTAGCATATACACACTCACGATCAGCGATGCTATAACAGTGTTGCTGGTTATTAATCAACTCCTCGATGGTTTGCTGAAGTTTCAAAACGACTCCTTAGAAACGAGAATGAGCATGCTTGAATATTGCCAAGGTGATTTATTAGCTGCAAATACAGCAGCTTTGGTTAACCCAGTTAATTGTGTGGGAGTGATGGGCAAAGGCTTGGCGCTGCAATTTCGCCAAGCCTTTCCTGCCAATTACCAAGCCTATGTTAAAGCATGTCGGGCTGGCGAAGTACAGCTTGGCACGATGTTTGTGTTTGTTGAAATGCGTAATCAGCGGCCAACCACGGTCATCAACTTTCCGACTAAGCAGCATTGGAAGCAGCAATCCAAGATCGTTGATATTGCTACAGGCTTGAATAATTTAATTACCCAACTAACGCGCCGTTCAATTGATTCAATCGCTGTGCCTGCTTTGGGTTGTGGCTATGGTGGGCTAGCTTGGGCTGAGGTTGAGCCATTGATCATGCAAGCATTTGAGCGTTTGCCCACTATACTAGTGAAAGTATACCCACCCCAGTCAACGATCTAACCCTGATATGAACGAGCGTTACACCTAAACTACGCCTGATCTACAACTCGTGTAACACGCTTGATCACTAGGCCTCTATGCAATTTACCAGTAGGCTTTGGCCTATAGCTTTTGCCAACCAGAAGCTAGCTGTAAATGTATTGGAGGAATTCAACAATGGTCAAACTACGTCGGATGGTACTCTTAATGAGTTTGCTCTTGGCCGGACTGGTTCCTTGGGATGTTGCTCAAGTGTATGCAGCGGCGACGGTTCCAAGCAGCTATCGTTTGCCAATTAATGGCAGTGCTACCCTGACCCAAGGCCCAGGCTGTGGGTTTTCGCATGGTAATAGCCCAGAGGCAATTGATATCGGTGGTATAGCGCTGAATCGACCAATTATCGCTACCTTTTTTGGTACAGTGGTCTATCGGAATGAGGATTCCACCTATGGCAAAATGATTAAGCTACAACATCCTGATGGTAATGTTAGTTGGTATGCTCACTTAAATGCATATTCAGTCGCGCTTGGCGAAGTTGTTGCCCAAGGCCAAGAAATCGGTTTAGCTGGCACAACTGGTAATTCGACCGGGGTGCATTTGCACTTTGAGGTACACAATAGCCAAGGTGGTTGGCTGAGTGTGCGCTATTTGCCCGGAATTACTTGGGAAGTAAGCGCCGAAGCACCCTGCACCGCTGCCGAACCCGATGGCTGGGTTAATTATACTGGCTCAACCCGTTCTAATGTGGCTCAAGGTAAAAACGCGGTTCAATCGAGCACCCTCGCTCCGCAACATGGCGCAAGCGTAGCGGTTGACGGCAATCCTGATGGCTATGGTACGATCACCCACACCAACTATGATGTGAGCGCTTGGTGGCAGGTTGATCTTGGTCGGAATTTCAATATTACGAGCATTGATCTTTGGAATCGGACTGATTGTTGTGCTGAACGGCTGCGCAAAATCTATGTTTTTGCTTCGTCAGATCCGTTTCCAGTGACGAATCTGAGCCTGACCGATTTACTTAATCGCCCAAATACTGTTTCGTGGTATCGCGCTGATCCGCTGAGCGCTCAAAAGATCAGTTTTAATACCAATAATACGAATATGCGCTATGTGCGGGTTCAGCTTGGTCGGACTGAGTATCTTTCCTTAGCTGAAGTTCAGGTTTGGTCGCAGCCAAACGCCCGCAATAACCTTGCTCAGGGCAAAAACGCGGTTCAATCGAGCACCTATCATGTGCTCCATGGCGCAGGTATAGCAGTTGATGGCAATACAAGTGGCTATGGTTCATATACCCACACCAATTATGATGTTGGCGCTTGGTGGCAGGTTGATCTTGGCGCTAACAAAACAATCGATGCGATTGATCTTTGGAATCGAACTGATTGTTGTGCTGAGCGCTTGCGCAAGGTTTATGTCTTTGTCTCAAGCGATCCCTTTCCTTCTACCAATGTCAGTTTGAGCGATTTGATTGCCCGCCCAAATACCACCTATTCATTTGTACATGATCCATTAGGAGTTGAGCAAATTGCGCTTCCATTAGTTGGCACACCCAAAGGCCGCTATGTGCGGATTCAACTTGGCCGAACTGAGTATCTTTCCTTAGCTGAAGTTCAGGTTTGGAGTAGTGCTCAATAAGCTGGTTTGGTTTGATCGATGGCTCCTCGCAAGCAGGAGCCATCGTAGCATTTAATGATTGAGCGAGTAGTATGCCTTCACACATTATTAATTTAGTCGTAGAACGTTTGAGCAGTGTTGTTGGAGTTGAGGCTTTGGTGCTGGGTGGCTCGCGGGCGCGAGGTAATCATCATTCTGGCTCAGATGTTGATATTGGGATTTATTATCGACAAGATTTAGACATTGCTGCTTTGCAACGCCATGCCCAAGCCCTTGATGATTTGCAGCGTGAGCAGCTTGTGACCGAAATTGGCGGTTGGGGACCATGGATCAACGGCGGCGGTTGGCTAACGATTCAAGCATTGCCAGTCGATTGGCTGTATCGCGATTTGCACAAAGTTGAGCAGGTGTTGGCTGCTTGCCAAGCTGGCGAAGTCAGCATTGATTATCAGCCAGGCCATCCTCATGGCTTTGTCTCGGCGATTTATCTGGCAGAAGTCGCGCTTTGCCAGCCATTGTACGATCCGCAGGCAACCTTGGCTGGCTTGAAACAACCGCTTGAGATCTATCCGCCAGCCTTGCAACAAGCATTTTTGAGACGTTTTTGGGAAGCCGATTTCGCTTTGGCAAATGCGCGAAAAGCGGCCCAGCGTGGCGATTTAGCCTATATAGCGGGTTGTTGCTTTCGCTCGGTGATGGTACTAACCCAGACGTTATTTGCGCTCAATCAGCAATATTGGATGAACGAAAAAGGTGCAGTGATGTTGGCTAATGGATTTCGCCAAGTGCCAACTAACTTTGCACAACGAGTGACCCAACTATTCAGCCTGATTCAGCCGCAACCTGAATTAATTGACCAAGCCTTGCAAGAACTTGCAGAACTGATTCAGGCTACGGCGACTTTGTTGAAATAGGCGCTACACCATCGCCATCTGCTGAATTGCGGTGCGCAAATTGGGGTAGGTAATCAGCGTATTGAGGTTAATCCCCAAGCTGACGATGCTTTGGGCAATATCAGGCCGCACCCCAACCAAGGCTACTTTTGCTCCGAGTAACATCGCCGCCCGGGCAATTTGCATGAGCGAGCTAGCAACATGAGTATCGACCATCGAAACCCCAGTAATATCGAGCAGCACCCGACTAGCCTGTTGTTCGTTAATGCCATTCAGCACCGTTTCAGTGATTTGTTGGGCACGCTCAGTGTTGATGCTGCCAATTAAGGGAATGAGCAAGACCCCTGGTAATAAAGGAATTAATGGGCAACCAAGCTCTAAAATTGTTTTGGATAACGCATTTTCCCGATCGACTGCTCCGCGCAAAACCTCGCGTTCAGCATCAAGGGTTGACTCAAGCGCCTCATGTTCCAGTGAACTGCCCAAAATCGAGGCCCAGATATACAAACTATTGATATCAGCGATCGTTTTTTGGACATCAGCATGGCCAAAAGCCAAAATGCCCCAATCGTGACTGGCAGTGACGATCGGCACACACGCAACGTAGCCGCTGCTATTCAATTGGCGAGCTTGCTCTAGAAATTCGGCTGGCGGAAATTCGCTACCGCGACAATGGCTGCCTGCTTTGATTGTTGACGAGCCATCTTTACTGTAAATGCTGGCAAGTCGTAAAAAGCCTGGTTTCTGCTCATCCCATAGCGCTAGACAAGCGATCGAAACTGGCAAGCGCTGCATCCACGCCAATTTGCCAGTTTGTTGTTTTTGATTTGAAACCAAGAGCATGCTTAGTTCATGGTTGGCAGCAAGTAGCCGATCAAGCCCGGTAATTTCGTTGCGTTGCAGTTCAAGCACGGTATGCAGCAAGCTCGTATGGGCAGTGGCAAGCAACCCGCTAATCTGATCGGCAGGTAAATCGGCTTGGGCTAATTCTTGATGAGCGGCAGCAGCAAACACCTGATACAGCACCGAAAGCGTATCCGATTTGGAGCTAACCGTGATAATTGCATGCCATGCAGCGAGATAATCGACCTCAACGGTTTGGACCTCGATCTTCGCCTGAAGTGCCTGGATCAGGCTGCGAATGCCTTGATTGCTTTCATTGAGACTGAGATTGGGATCGATTGGCACAGGATAATAGAGCACTTGTTGCATCCGTTGGGCTAATTGATCGGCCCAATGCTGCTGTTTGGGCGCAACTGTACTGGTATTAATCCCGGTATAAACATCTTTACAGCCACACGATTGCCGCCAAATTGGGATGGTTGGCACGTAGATTGGGTCGTTTGAAACTGATTTGCCCGCGATCAACTCAATAACAGTATCGGCGGCGATGCTGCCAAGCAATTGAGGTTGCTGGCGCACGGTGGTTAATGGTGGGTTGGCATGTTGGGCAATATTGGCATCATCAAATCCCACCACCGCCATATCGTGTGGCACTCGATAACCCTTAGTTTCCAAGGCCATCATTACGCCAACTGCTTGTTGATCGTTGGCGGCGACCACGGCACTAAAATTTAAACCATTGGCAATCAACGGATAGAAGGCATGTTCGGTGCGGCCCTCGGTATAATCGCCAACATCGACCACCCAAGCCGGGTTAGGTGTGATGCGATGTTCTTTGAGTACATCGCAATATACCGTGTAGCGATCGCGCATATCGCTATTATTAAAATTGCCAACGAAGGCGATTTTACTATGACCATGCTCAATTAGGTGTTCGACCATCGCACGGGCGCTTTGGTTGTTATCGGGCATGACCAGCGGAAAGCGCTCACCAGCATGGGGGGCACTAATGACGACGGCTGGCACATTGGTCGCTAGTTCATTTAACCCAGTCGGATCGATAATCACGATCCAGGCTTTGATATGCTGTTTGGCCAGTTGGTTGTTGATCAGGTGTTGGGGAGCGCCTTGTACCGCAATCAAGTCATAGTGATGCTTGCGTAAACTTTGCAAAATACCTTCCATTACGCCTGTCATAAATTCGCCAGCGAGAGATGGTGCAATGAAACCAATTGCCTGCCTG is a genomic window of Chloroflexota bacterium containing:
- a CDS encoding nucleotidyltransferase domain-containing protein, which gives rise to MPSHIINLVVERLSSVVGVEALVLGGSRARGNHHSGSDVDIGIYYRQDLDIAALQRHAQALDDLQREQLVTEIGGWGPWINGGGWLTIQALPVDWLYRDLHKVEQVLAACQAGEVSIDYQPGHPHGFVSAIYLAEVALCQPLYDPQATLAGLKQPLEIYPPALQQAFLRRFWEADFALANARKAAQRGDLAYIAGCCFRSVMVLTQTLFALNQQYWMNEKGAVMLANGFRQVPTNFAQRVTQLFSLIQPQPELIDQALQELAELIQATATLLK
- a CDS encoding DUF4405 domain-containing protein, encoding MQTATNVKKGNRTKTNYVVDLVIGLSFLIATAPNATGEPIHEWLSMGLAVMVVTHLLLHWQWIVAITKKIFRKVAWQQRINYILNIRKVAWQQRINYILNIGLFIDMTIIMFTGIMISKTVVPLLGLELPNNMTWRSLHGLASDAGVFLIGLHLALHWDWIVRTSKRYLIQPITKRFHKPAVQLATKEQ
- a CDS encoding discoidin domain-containing protein, with the translated sequence MVKLRRMVLLMSLLLAGLVPWDVAQVYAAATVPSSYRLPINGSATLTQGPGCGFSHGNSPEAIDIGGIALNRPIIATFFGTVVYRNEDSTYGKMIKLQHPDGNVSWYAHLNAYSVALGEVVAQGQEIGLAGTTGNSTGVHLHFEVHNSQGGWLSVRYLPGITWEVSAEAPCTAAEPDGWVNYTGSTRSNVAQGKNAVQSSTLAPQHGASVAVDGNPDGYGTITHTNYDVSAWWQVDLGRNFNITSIDLWNRTDCCAERLRKIYVFASSDPFPVTNLSLTDLLNRPNTVSWYRADPLSAQKISFNTNNTNMRYVRVQLGRTEYLSLAEVQVWSQPNARNNLAQGKNAVQSSTYHVLHGAGIAVDGNTSGYGSYTHTNYDVGAWWQVDLGANKTIDAIDLWNRTDCCAERLRKVYVFVSSDPFPSTNVSLSDLIARPNTTYSFVHDPLGVEQIALPLVGTPKGRYVRIQLGRTEYLSLAEVQVWSSAQ
- a CDS encoding VOC family protein, translating into MQIKMTSVFVDDQAKALKFYTEVLGFIKKVEVPVGEFLWLTVVSPETPDEVELVLEPNNHPAAQAYQAALKNDGIPCLSLAVKDIQAEYKRMQGLGVEFRGPPAEMGPTLATTFDDTCGNWVQMYQS
- a CDS encoding substrate-binding domain-containing protein, with the translated sequence MASRQAIGFIAPSLAGEFMTGVMEGILQSLRKHHYDLIAVQGAPQHLINNQLAKQHIKAWIVIIDPTGLNELATNVPAVVISAPHAGERFPLVMPDNNQSARAMVEHLIEHGHSKIAFVGNFNNSDMRDRYTVYCDVLKEHRITPNPAWVVDVGDYTEGRTEHAFYPLIANGLNFSAVVAANDQQAVGVMMALETKGYRVPHDMAVVGFDDANIAQHANPPLTTVRQQPQLLGSIAADTVIELIAGKSVSNDPIYVPTIPIWRQSCGCKDVYTGINTSTVAPKQQHWADQLAQRMQQVLYYPVPIDPNLSLNESNQGIRSLIQALQAKIEVQTVEVDYLAAWHAIITVSSKSDTLSVLYQVFAAAAHQELAQADLPADQISGLLATAHTSLLHTVLELQRNEITGLDRLLAANHELSMLLVSNQKQQTGKLAWMQRLPVSIACLALWDEQKPGFLRLASIYSKDGSSTIKAGSHCRGSEFPPAEFLEQARQLNSSGYVACVPIVTASHDWGILAFGHADVQKTIADINSLYIWASILGSSLEHEALESTLDAEREVLRGAVDRENALSKTILELGCPLIPLLPGVLLIPLIGSINTERAQQITETVLNGINEQQASRVLLDITGVSMVDTHVASSLMQIARAAMLLGAKVALVGVRPDIAQSIVSLGINLNTLITYPNLRTAIQQMAMV
- a CDS encoding HAMP domain-containing protein: MMMLRSLTWKLTLAFLGVGLIGAVVVALLARQSARTEFDRFLSERDQTELINAVTTFYMSYSTWDGLEAALNQEANLAYYRRSATLFDRDGKVILANGPYVPGMIADQATLNATKPLTVANQTVGYIAFGMIQTAQPPAPSADQIAKDGPRPQDSFDQRITWAIGVSAIFATSVALLVGTFLARRLTRSLRELTVATQAMAAGQLEQQVAVRSNDEIGDLARSFNHMSADLSKATHLRKQMTADLAHDLRTPLSILRGYAEGLRDGVLQPSETIYTVIFDEVTHLQRLVDDLRVLSLADAGELSLNRRLVDPAALIERTILSAFVQAERQNIELKLETEAGLPSVSVDTDRMAQVLNNLVSNALRHTKQGSISLIAKRQAQQVQLIIRDTGSGIDPADVPYIFARFYRGDSSRQREDQASTGLGLAIVKAIVEAHEGQIEVESSLGEGTSFIISLPIA
- a CDS encoding macro domain-containing protein; this translates as MLEYCQGDLLAANTAALVNPVNCVGVMGKGLALQFRQAFPANYQAYVKACRAGEVQLGTMFVFVEMRNQRPTTVINFPTKQHWKQQSKIVDIATGLNNLITQLTRRSIDSIAVPALGCGYGGLAWAEVEPLIMQAFERLPTILVKVYPPQSTI
- a CDS encoding response regulator transcription factor; this translates as MAQTILVIDDEAKLRELLRSYLQNEGFNVFEAKNGREGLYVARDVKPDLILLDIMMPELGGLDFMRAWNKEAETPIILLTAKIEDHDKIIGLELGADDYITKPFNAREVMARVRAVLRRSYKAQPQADVLRIGEIVLERSACTLMVGQQTVDLTPSEFEILATLMASPGHVFSRLDLLDRTSGQAYEGYERTIDVHIRNLRSKIEPDPKNPRYIETVYGVGYRFARPKRPE
- a CDS encoding ADP-ribosylglycohydrolase family protein, whose amino-acid sequence is MQTTIPWQRYVACLVGAAIGDALGTTLEFQRPGTFEPISDLLGGGVFNLAPGQWTDDTSMLLCLAESLIECQGFDALDQMQRYRRWLKTGHLSSTGGYIDSGRTIREAINYFIQTGDAFAGDQDRWSAGNGSLMRIAPIALAYVNNPQQADVYAAASSRTTHGNQVAIDACRYYVGLIIGALYGLPKAQLLVPNYHPIPDYWQQHPLSPEIAEIASGSFKQRQPPEIEALGYVPRTLEAALWAFYHSNSFETGCLLAVNLGNDADTTGAIYGQLAGAYYGETTLSLPWANKIALKQTIWKFAVKLYLLAFFNHEGHEAHEGSGLKYNFNA